A stretch of Geomonas oryzisoli DNA encodes these proteins:
- a CDS encoding fibronectin type III domain-containing protein, producing the protein MGRKRKGGEKDEVVIRANGELITLLSKDPSILEKIYTLLPNLEKIQATHNRHRSIYHEFLDGARDKEGELETARYESISQMRMIRGIANLVGKHDPTIPEKLGMAATPSASKRTPSPPITPMNLKVVYHKNEVVARASGVKGVKSYEMSVCESDPLVESNWRHLTTSTHAKRIVLSGLTPGKMYYFRIRALTTQGEGPWSNFVCIMAI; encoded by the coding sequence ATGGGAAGAAAACGTAAAGGCGGGGAAAAGGACGAGGTAGTTATCCGTGCAAACGGCGAGCTCATCACCCTCTTGAGTAAGGATCCGTCCATCCTGGAAAAGATCTACACCCTGTTGCCCAACCTGGAGAAGATACAGGCAACCCATAATCGGCACCGCAGCATCTACCATGAGTTTTTGGATGGCGCCCGCGACAAGGAAGGGGAACTGGAGACGGCCCGTTATGAATCCATCTCCCAAATGAGGATGATCCGCGGCATAGCGAACCTTGTCGGCAAACATGACCCGACCATTCCAGAAAAGCTGGGCATGGCAGCAACGCCGTCGGCATCCAAACGCACGCCCTCGCCCCCAATAACACCAATGAACTTGAAGGTGGTGTACCACAAGAACGAAGTTGTGGCGAGAGCAAGTGGCGTTAAAGGTGTAAAGAGCTACGAGATGTCTGTCTGCGAAAGCGATCCGCTTGTCGAGAGCAACTGGAGGCACCTGACCACTTCGACCCATGCGAAAAGGATAGTGTTGAGCGGCCTGACGCCTGGAAAGATGTATTATTTCCGGATCAGGGCACTCACTACACAGGGTGAAGGGCCTTGGTCGAACTTCGTCTGCATAATGGCCATATGA